The sequence CGGAACCCTCGGAACTCCCGGTTTTGTAACAGATGTTATTCGAGAAAAAGCACCGGCCTTTGATGTGTTTTATTCCTGTGGTCCGACTCCGATGCTAAAAGCACTTCAAGTCGAATTAGAGGACAAACGAGGGTTTATCTCTTTAGAAGAACGAATGGGCTGCGGAATAGGTGCATGCTTCGCTTGTGTTTGTCATAAACAGGATGATCCTGAAGGGGCAAGCTACGTGAAGGTTTGTAGTGACGGACCTGTATTTCCAGTAGGGGTGGTGCTTTTATGAAATCATTAAAAATCGAATTACCGGGATTATCATTAAAAAACCCGGTCATGCCGGCATCAGGCTGCTTTGGCTTTGGTCGCGAATATAGTCAATTCTATGATTTAAGCGAGCTTGGGGCGATCATGATCAAAGCGACGACGGAAGAAGCTCGTTTTGGAAATCCTACTCCCCGCGTCGCAGAAACGAACGCCGGGATGCTGAATGCGATTGGTTTACAAAATCCAGGACTAACAGGTGTGATGGAAAACGAACTTCCATGGCTTTCCCAGTACGATGTACCAATCATTGCAAATGTGGCTGGTTCTCAAGTTGAGGATTATGTGGAGGTGGCAAGAGTCATCTCAACCGCAGAAAACGTTAAGGCCCTTGAATTGAATATCTCCTGTCCAAATGTAAAAACAGGGGGAATTGCCTTTGGTACCATTCCCGAAGTGGCAAAAGAATTGACTGAGAGAGTAAAAGAAGTCTCGCAGGTCCCACTATATGTAAAGTTATCACCGAATGTCTCCAATATTGTCGACATGGCCAAGGCTGTTGAAGCAGGGGGGGCAGACGGGCTGACAATGATCAATACACTCCTCGGGATGAGGCTGGATATGAAGACAGGAAAGCCGATCCTGGCTAATAAAACAGGTGGATTGTCAGGACCAGCCATTAAACCTGTCGCGATTCGTATGATTTATGAAGTAAGTCAACAGGTGGATCTTCCGATTATCGGAATGGGGGGCATACAAACTGCTGAAGATGTGATTGAATATTTTTACGCAGGGGCAAGTGCCATAGCCGTCGGTACAGCAAACTTCGTGGATCCATTCGTGTGTCAGCGTATCATAAAAGATTTACCGCCGTTACTTGATGAGCTGGGAGTGGACCATATATCCCAATTGACCGGAAGGAGCTGGGGGAAGCATGAATCAAAAGCCGTTTATAGCTCTTGATTTCCCAACGTGGGAGAAGACATCAATCTTCTTAGATCAATTTTCAGAGAGTTTAAATGTAAAAGTAGGTATGGAGCTATACCTTCAAAATGGACCGGTTATCATCGAAAAGATTTTAAATAAAAATCATCGTATCTTCCTGGACTTGAAGCTACATGACATTCCCAATACAGTATACGGCGCCATGAAGGGACTTGCCGGGTTCGACCTGGACCTGATCAATGTGCATGCTGCAGGTGGCAGTGTGATGATGGAAAAGGCGCTGGAAGGTCTGCATGCGGGTACTCCTGCCAATCATAAACGAGCAAAACTGATTGCCGTCACACAATTGACGTCGACAACGGAAGAACAAATGCAGAAAGAACAACTAATTATTAAATCCATTAATGAGTCTGTCTTACATTATGCCACCCTTTCGAAAGAAGCGGGACTTGATGGAGTGGTATGTTCTCCTCACGAATCACGCCTGATTAAAGAACATTGCGGTTCTGACTTTATACGTGTAACTCCTGGGATCAGATTAGCAGAAGATCATTTAGGAGATCAAAAAAGAGTCACTACACCACAAACGGCAAAAGAATTAGGATCTTCCTACATTGTCGTTGGAAGAAGTATCACAGGTGCCGATAATCCGGTACTTGCATATGAGCGGATCGTACATGAATGGGAGGACAAAGAATGAAACAAGAAATCGCAAAAAAACTATTAGACATTGAAGCTGTATTTTTAAATCCGACGGAGCCATTTACATGGTCATCCGGAATAAAGTCCCCGATCTATTGTGATAATCGACTGACCTTATCTTATCCTACAGTGCGGGATGAAATCTCTACGGGTCTTGTTGAGATTATTAAAGAGCAATTTCCTCAGGTGGAAGTCATTGCGGGTACTGCAACAGCTGGAATTCCACATGCTGCTTGGGTGAGTGAAAAATTAAACCTTCCGATGTGTTATGTCAGGTCAAAAGCGAAAGCTCACGGAAAAGGTAAACAGATTGAAGGGAAAGCGACGCCTGGACAAAAAGTGGTCGTGGTAGAAGACCTCATCTCAACGGGAGGTAGCTGTATTACGGCTGTAAACGCATTAAGAGAAGCGGGCTGTGAAGTATTAGGGGTAGCTGCCATTTTCACATACGAGTTAGAAAAAGGAAAAAGGATGCTGGGGGAACACGACATTAAAGCATATGCTCTATCCGATTACTCAAGCTTATTGGACGTAGCGCTTCAAAACTCCATCATTCGTGAAGAAGATCTGGAACAATTGAAGCTTTGGAGTGAAAATCCTGAGAAGTGGGGCAGTTAAGGTGGAAAGCAACTCTTTTGTGAGTTGCTTTTTAGTTTTAATAGGAGAATGATAGTGGGGAGGCGTTTATCTGCCTTTCTGCATTTTTCGCCTGTACTATAACCAAAATACTTTCCCCCAGGCCAATCTCAGCCTGGGGGAAAGTACATTCTAACTAAAATTATTCTTTTAATGACCGGACCAAATCCAAATCAGGTGTCACATACACGGTTTGCTGTCCTTCATAGATGACAAACCCCGGCTTGGCTCCTTTTGGTTTCTTTACCTGTTTGACTTGAGTGAAATCAACAGGTACCGAGCTTGAATCACGTGCTTTACTAAAGTAGGCAGCAATGTTAGCCGCTTCCTTGATCGTCTCATCGGAAGGATTCTGACTCTTGATTACAACATGGGAGCCGGGAATATCCTTCGTGTGAAGCCAAATCTCTTCCCTTCCTGCGACTCTGTTTGTTAGATAGTCGTTTTGTTTATTGTTTTTCCCGACTAATATTTGTGTGCCATCACTCGATGTGTAGTTTTCCAGAACGGGCTTCACATTGGCCTTTTTCTTTTTCGTCTGCTTGCGAACCCTCAGGTAACCTTCTTCCTCAAGTTCTTCTCTGATCTCTTCTACATCTTTCGTAGAAGCCGATTCTAATTGCTGAAGTAATTGCTCTAGATACTTTATCTCATTGTCGGCTTTTTCAATTTGCTCATGTACGATTTTCACTGCATTTTTTGCTTTTTGATAGCGTGAGAAATAGTTTTGGGCATTATCCGAAGGAGACTTTTGTGGGTTGAGGGGGATCGTAATGCTTTCCCCGTTTTCATCATAGTAATTTACAACGCTAACCTCAGTCATTCCTCGTTCAACGGCATATAGATTCGACGTGAGGAGTTCACCCAGCAATTGATAGCGATCAGCCTGTCGGGCATCCTCCAACGTTTGCTTTAATTTTTCGATTTTGTTTACATTTTTATCCCTTTCGTTTCGAATGAATCGTTCCAAATCGTTTCCTTGTTGCTTGACCCGATCTCGTGCCGCCTTCTGATAGAAGAACCGGTCTAATAATGCACTTAACGAAGGAAAGGTTTGTTTCTCTCCTTGAAGATGGTCAAGATTCATCCAGTAAAACGTTTCTTTTTCTCCGCTAATGAGGGTTGGTGTTGAGTCATTCGATTTTGCATGTTGAATCAATTCTAAGAAGGATTCTGCAAAGGTCGACTGGCTTCCAATTCCTGCCCGGTGGACGACTTCCTTAGCGTAGAGAGGAGAAATTCCGGCGAAAGATTGAACGATCTGCTTATCGAGTTTGCCGGAATTAAAGTCCAGTGCTCTTAGGATATCATCACTTGTTGCTTCAAGAGGATTTCTCTTATCCTGCTGTGGGGGTAGAACATACGTATGTCCCGGTAAAACGGTACGATGGGTATTCATACTTGGTGAAATATGCTTGATACTATCCAGAATCATATTTCGTTCTTTATCAACTAAAATAATATTGCTGTGTCGGCCCATGATCTCAATAATTAATTGTTTGTATGAAATATCACCGATTTCATTTCTTCCTTTTACTTCAAATATAATCATCCGGTCCAACTCTACTTGTTTGATTCCTTCTACGATATACCCTTCCAGATGCTTACGTAAAAGCATACAAAACATAGGAGGAACAGAAGGGTTTTCGTAATTTTCGTTGGTTAATTGTACCCTGGAATAATTGGGGTGGGCGGATAATAAAACTTTGTGATTTTTTCCATTCGCCCGGATAATCATGATGATTTCATTTTTATAAGGTTGATGTATTTTATTAATGCGTCCGTGTAATAAGTTTTCATTCAATTCTTTCGTCATGCTTCTCGTAAATAATCCATCAAATGACATATAAAACATCCTCTACTTTAAACGGTTTCATTCGTTTTTAATTCTATCCGACTTTGTCAAGATCTCCGTGTTTCAAATGTAATCGATTTTACCCTTCTAAACGATAAAATGCAAAACATACATAAATCATATCATTTTTTAGGACGAGTCTGAATAAGAATGCTATGAGAAGGGACAACTTTTCGTACCGTAGGAGGAGAGTGAAATGGTTGCATGAAATTTCATGAGATGAGACAAGAGGATATAGAGCAGTCATTGAATACCAATTATCAAGAAGGTCTTTCAACAGAGGATGTAGCTAAAAGACGGAAACAATATGGGTACAATCAATTAGAAGAAGCTGAGAAGCAATCGGCTTTGTTATTATTTTTCAGTCAATTTAAGGACTTTATGGTTCTTGTGTTATTGGCAGCCACACTCATTTCAGGATTACTTGGGGAATACATCGATGCGATTGCAATCATTGCCATTGTATTAATCAACGGTTTTTTAGGTTTTTTTCAAGAGCGAAAAGCAGAAAGGTCCCTACAGGCTTTAAAGGAACTCTCAGCACCTCAGGTTTCGATATTAAGGGATGGGGAATGGGTGAAGATCGCTTCAAAAGAGGTTATTATTGGAGATATTATTCGCTTTGGAAGCGGCGATCGGATCGGGGCAGATGTACGCCTCATTGAAGCGAACAACCTGGAAATAGAGGAATCTGCCTTAACAGGGGAATCTGTACCTGTTACTAAATTAACGAACCCCGTTAATGGCGAAAATATGAGTCTCGGTGACTTAGAGAATATGGCCTTTATGGGGACGATGGTCACAAGGGGTAATGGAATTGGTGTGGTTACATCAATCGGAATGAAAACAGCGATGGGACAAATTGCTGATATGATTCAAAAAGCAGAAACGATGATAACTCCACTTCAAAGAAAGCTTGAAGAATTAGGGAAAATACTGATCACGGTTGCCCTCGTATTGACGGCATTAGTCGTAGGAATCGGTGTGATCCAAGGCCATGATATGTACACCATGTTCTTAGCGGGAGTTTCATTGGCTGTAGCCGCTATTCCTGAAGGCTTACCAGCCATTGTCACCGTTGCCCTTTCCCTCGGCGTCCAGCGGATGATCAAGAAGAAAGCGATCGTTCGAAAGCTGCCGGCTGTTGAAACATTAGGTTGTGCATCGGTAATATGCTCAGATAAAACAGGGACTCTGACCCAAAATAAGATGACGGTCACACATCTATGGAGTGGAGGGAGAACGTGGACGGTAACGGGGACCGGATATGAGCCGAACGGCCAATTCTACAACGGGGAACAAAGGGTTACACCTCACAATGAGAACGCCCTGCAACAATTATTAACTTTTGGAATGCTTTGCAATCATGCAGAACTGGTGACACGTGAAGAAAGCTTTGCAGTTGATGGAGATCCTACAGAAGGGGCTCTTCTTGTTGCAGGGTTGAAAGCTGGATTAAGCCGGGAGTCTTTGCAGAAAAAATTTAAGGTTGTAAAAGAATTCCCCTTTGATTCTACCAGAAAGATGATGAGTATTATCGTAGTCGATCAAAATGGGAAACACTTCTCTGTAACGAAAGGTGCTCCCGACGTATTGGTCGGTAAAAGCGAATCCATCTTGTGGGAAGGAAGACTTCAACATAAAACAACTGAAATGTCTCAAAAAGTAGAAGATGCAATCAGCGAGATGTCTTCCAATGCCCTACGGAACATTGCGATCGCGTATAAACCCCTCAATGAAAGTTCCATGGAAGGAATTACCGAAGAAAAAATTGAAGAAGGAGTCACCTTCATTGGCTTACAAGGTATGATTGATCCTCCCAGACCTGAAGTGAAGCAGGCGGTAAAAGAGTGCCGTGCAGCCGGTATCAAGACGGTCATGATTACTGGGGATCATATTTTAACGGCTAAAGCGATTGCTAAACAACTCGGGATCTTAAAAAACAAGGATCGCGTTCTGGATGGAAAAGCGTTAAATCAAATGGAAGTACATGAACTAGAAGAAATGGTAGAAGATGTATCCGTATTTGCACGAGTTTCTCCTGAGCATAAATTGAAAATCGTCAAAGCCCTGCAAAACAGGGGACATGTGGTGGCGATGACCGGGGATGGAGTAAATGACGCTCCTGCTATAAAATCCTCCGATATTGGAGTAGCGATGGGAATAACCGGAACGGATGTAGCCAAGGAATCTTCCTCACTGGTCCTGTTGGATGATAACTTTGCGACGATTAAATCGGCGATTCAGGAAGGCAGGAACATCTA is a genomic window of Rossellomorea sp. y25 containing:
- a CDS encoding dihydroorotate dehydrogenase, whose protein sequence is MKSLKIELPGLSLKNPVMPASGCFGFGREYSQFYDLSELGAIMIKATTEEARFGNPTPRVAETNAGMLNAIGLQNPGLTGVMENELPWLSQYDVPIIANVAGSQVEDYVEVARVISTAENVKALELNISCPNVKTGGIAFGTIPEVAKELTERVKEVSQVPLYVKLSPNVSNIVDMAKAVEAGGADGLTMINTLLGMRLDMKTGKPILANKTGGLSGPAIKPVAIRMIYEVSQQVDLPIIGMGGIQTAEDVIEYFYAGASAIAVGTANFVDPFVCQRIIKDLPPLLDELGVDHISQLTGRSWGKHESKAVYSS
- the pyrF gene encoding orotidine-5'-phosphate decarboxylase, coding for MNQKPFIALDFPTWEKTSIFLDQFSESLNVKVGMELYLQNGPVIIEKILNKNHRIFLDLKLHDIPNTVYGAMKGLAGFDLDLINVHAAGGSVMMEKALEGLHAGTPANHKRAKLIAVTQLTSTTEEQMQKEQLIIKSINESVLHYATLSKEAGLDGVVCSPHESRLIKEHCGSDFIRVTPGIRLAEDHLGDQKRVTTPQTAKELGSSYIVVGRSITGADNPVLAYERIVHEWEDKE
- the pyrE gene encoding orotate phosphoribosyltransferase, whose product is MKQEIAKKLLDIEAVFLNPTEPFTWSSGIKSPIYCDNRLTLSYPTVRDEISTGLVEIIKEQFPQVEVIAGTATAGIPHAAWVSEKLNLPMCYVRSKAKAHGKGKQIEGKATPGQKVVVVEDLISTGGSCITAVNALREAGCEVLGVAAIFTYELEKGKRMLGEHDIKAYALSDYSSLLDVALQNSIIREEDLEQLKLWSENPEKWGS
- a CDS encoding NFACT RNA binding domain-containing protein, whose amino-acid sequence is MSFDGLFTRSMTKELNENLLHGRINKIHQPYKNEIIMIIRANGKNHKVLLSAHPNYSRVQLTNENYENPSVPPMFCMLLRKHLEGYIVEGIKQVELDRMIIFEVKGRNEIGDISYKQLIIEIMGRHSNIILVDKERNMILDSIKHISPSMNTHRTVLPGHTYVLPPQQDKRNPLEATSDDILRALDFNSGKLDKQIVQSFAGISPLYAKEVVHRAGIGSQSTFAESFLELIQHAKSNDSTPTLISGEKETFYWMNLDHLQGEKQTFPSLSALLDRFFYQKAARDRVKQQGNDLERFIRNERDKNVNKIEKLKQTLEDARQADRYQLLGELLTSNLYAVERGMTEVSVVNYYDENGESITIPLNPQKSPSDNAQNYFSRYQKAKNAVKIVHEQIEKADNEIKYLEQLLQQLESASTKDVEEIREELEEEGYLRVRKQTKKKKANVKPVLENYTSSDGTQILVGKNNKQNDYLTNRVAGREEIWLHTKDIPGSHVVIKSQNPSDETIKEAANIAAYFSKARDSSSVPVDFTQVKQVKKPKGAKPGFVIYEGQQTVYVTPDLDLVRSLKE
- a CDS encoding calcium-translocating P-type ATPase, SERCA-type, which translates into the protein MKFHEMRQEDIEQSLNTNYQEGLSTEDVAKRRKQYGYNQLEEAEKQSALLLFFSQFKDFMVLVLLAATLISGLLGEYIDAIAIIAIVLINGFLGFFQERKAERSLQALKELSAPQVSILRDGEWVKIASKEVIIGDIIRFGSGDRIGADVRLIEANNLEIEESALTGESVPVTKLTNPVNGENMSLGDLENMAFMGTMVTRGNGIGVVTSIGMKTAMGQIADMIQKAETMITPLQRKLEELGKILITVALVLTALVVGIGVIQGHDMYTMFLAGVSLAVAAIPEGLPAIVTVALSLGVQRMIKKKAIVRKLPAVETLGCASVICSDKTGTLTQNKMTVTHLWSGGRTWTVTGTGYEPNGQFYNGEQRVTPHNENALQQLLTFGMLCNHAELVTREESFAVDGDPTEGALLVAGLKAGLSRESLQKKFKVVKEFPFDSTRKMMSIIVVDQNGKHFSVTKGAPDVLVGKSESILWEGRLQHKTTEMSQKVEDAISEMSSNALRNIAIAYKPLNESSMEGITEEKIEEGVTFIGLQGMIDPPRPEVKQAVKECRAAGIKTVMITGDHILTAKAIAKQLGILKNKDRVLDGKALNQMEVHELEEMVEDVSVFARVSPEHKLKIVKALQNRGHVVAMTGDGVNDAPAIKSSDIGVAMGITGTDVAKESSSLVLLDDNFATIKSAIQEGRNIYENIRKFIRYLLASNVGEILVMLFAMILALPLPLVPIQILWVNLVTDGLPAMALGLDKPEDDVMKRKPRHPKEGVFARGLGWKVVSRGFLIGGVTLLAFMLSYKTHPDHLAYAQTVAFATLVMAQLIHVFDCRSEVSVFSRNPFGNMYLVWAVLSSLVLMLLVIYIPSLQPIFHTVPIALKDWFLIIGLSSVPTFLLAGSFFARKK